Proteins encoded together in one Camelina sativa cultivar DH55 chromosome 9, Cs, whole genome shotgun sequence window:
- the LOC104710240 gene encoding phosphate transporter PHO1 homolog 2 translates to MKFGKELSSQMVPEWQQAYISYDYLKTLLKEIIKLKQQTNPPPPPHHAVSGEGLSRKMTLYRAFSGLVQTPGKKRQSSGQSNFASETDIEEGKAPILVNKASHGLETTFLMTAEEGGEYELVFFRRLDDEFNRIEKFYKEKVEEVLKDAIMLNKQMDALIAFRVKVENPVGWGWEERTVEMTRLASDVATSTAAIGASTPARTRTMNPRAQAHMEAIQEGSFSRDDEDENHGSVDVKTSSLNKVRGARPAPIEVLDHIKINNTKATPRSTIKGVLHSSSQNEIKFNRQNLNEVEEKLKFAFVEFYQKLRLLKSYSFLNVLAFSKILKKYDKITSRNASKSYMKMVDNSYLGSSDELVKLIQRVEATFIKHFANGNRRKGMNFLRPQMKRERHRVTFSTGFSAGCVFSLIVALVTIIRTRKTSSNEAYEDYMNTLFPLYSLFGFIVLHITMYAIDIYYWKRYRVNYAFIFGYKQGTELGYRQVLFLGFTIGTFALLCVLGNLDMQVHSKTKNYKELTELLPLFLLVALFVVLILPFHFLYRSSRFFFLTCLFHCLAAPLYKVTLPDYFLGDQLTSQVQALRSINFYICYYGWGDFTKRKSTCEASNIYSYSLYIVAVVPYLSRLLQCMRRMIEERSLDQGYNGVKYFLTIIAVCLRTAYSFEEKNWKDPITKTILKNPTLHFKLRVLAGASSVLAAVFCTYWDFVHDWGLLNKTSKNRWLRDKLLIPQKKVYFIAMILNVVLRFAWLQTVLNFEFKFMHKQATLAVMASLEIIRRGMWNFFRVENEHLNNVGKFRAFKSVPLPFNYDEDDEKDD, encoded by the exons ATGAAGTTCGGTAAAGAATTGTCGTCACAAATGGTACCAGAGTGGCAACAAGCTTACATAAGCTACGATTATCTCAAAACCCTTCTCAAAGAAATCATCAAactcaaacaacaaaccaaccctcctcctcctccacatcATGCGGTCTCCGGTGAAGGACTTAGTCGGAAAATGACTCTATACCGAGCATTTAGCGGTCTTGTCCAAACACCGGGAAAGAAAAGACAAAGCTCCGGCCAATCCAACTTTGCTTCAGAAACTGACATCGAGGAAG GTAAGGCTCCGATACTTGTTAACAAAGCGAGTCATGGACTAGAGACAACGTTTCTAATGACGGCAGAGGAAGGAGGAGAGTATGAATTGGTTTTTTTTCGGCGACTCGACGATGAGTTCAATAGAATTGAGAAATTTTATAAAGAGAAAGTGGAAGAAGTATTGAAGGATGCAATTATGCTTAATAAGCAAATGGATGCTCTTATTGCGTTTAGGGTTAAGGTGGAGAATCCTGTTGGGTGGGGATGGGAGGAACGGACGGTAGAGATGACTCGTTTGGCCTCTGATGTTGCGACTTCGACGGCCGCGATCGGTGCTTCTACACCCGCCAGAACTCGAACCA TGAACCCTCGAGCTCAAGCTCACATGGAGGCAATTCAAGAAGGAAGCTTCAGCAGAGACGACGAAGATGAAAATCACGGCTCCGTCGACGTGAAAACAAGCAGCTTGAACAAGGTGAGAGGTGCGAGGCCAGCACCAATCGAGGTTCTAGATCACATCAAGATAAACAACACTAAAGCAACGCCTCGATCCACCATCAAAGGCGTTCTCCATTCCTCAAGCCAAAACGAGATCAAATTCAACAGACAGAATTTGAACGAGGTCGAAGAGAAGCTCAAATTCGCCTTCGTCGAGTTTTACCAGAAGCTTCGTCTCCTCAAAAGCTACAGCTTTCTGAATGTTTTGGCCTTCTCGAAGATATTGAAGAAGTATGATAAG ATAACGTCAAGGAATGCTTCAAAGTCTTACATGAAAATGGTTGATAATTCATACCTTGGAAGCTCTGATGAG CTTGTGAAACTCATACAACGTGTTGAAGCTACATTCATAAAGCATTTTGCAAATGGTAATAGGAGAAAAGGAATGAACTTCTTACGACCTcaaatgaaaagagagagacaccGTGTTACATTTTCCACTG GTTTCTCTGCTGGATGTGTGTTTTCTCTAATCGTGGCTCTTGTCACCATCATACGCACACGGAAAACCTCTTCCAATGAAGCCTATGAAGACTACATGAATACTTTGTTCCCTCTTTATAG CTTGTTCGGGTTCATCGTGCTTCACATAACTATGTATGCTATTGATATATACTATTGGAAGCGTTATCGAGTAAATTATGCCTTTATATTTGGGTACAAGCAAGGAACTGAACTTGGTTACAGACAAGTTCTGTTTCTTGGATTCACCATTGGAACGTTTGCGTTGCTTTGTGTTCTTGGAAATCTTGATATGCAAGTAcactccaaaaccaaaaattacaaagaatTAACCgaacttcttcctcttttccttCTTGTT GCTCTGTTTGTAGTTTTGATCTTGCCATTCCATTTTCTCTACCGCTCGAGTaggttcttcttcctcacatGTCTGTTTCACTGCCTTGCTGCTCCTCTTTACAAG GTCACGTTACCTGATTACTTTTTAGGAGATCAGTTAACTAGTCAAGTACAAGCTCTTCGAAGCATTAACTTCTACATATGCTACTACGGTTGGGGAGacttcacaaaaagaaaaagcaccTGCGAAGCCTCAAACATCTACAGCTATTCCTTATACATTGTTGCAGTTGTCCCATATCTTTCCCGCCTCCTTCAG TGCATGCGACGAATGATTGAGGAAAGAAGCCTTGATCAAGGATACAACGGAGTCAAGTACTTTTTGACAATAATAGCTGTTTGTCTAAGAACAGCTTAtagttttgaagaaaaaaactggaAGGATCCTATAACGAAGACTATATTGAAGAATCCTACATTACATTTCAAACTCAGAGTGTTAGCTGGTGCTTCCTCAGTTCTTGCTGCTGTTTTCTGTACATACTGGGACTTTGTTCATGATTGGGGACTTCTGAACAAAACATCTAAAAACCGATGGCTTCGGGATAAACTTCTCATCCCACAGAAAAAAGTATACTTCATCGCAATG ATCTTGAACGTTGTGTTGAGATTCGCGTGGTTGCAAACGGTACTGAATTTCGAATTCAAGTTCATGCATAAGCAGGCGACGCTTGCGGTTATGGCTTCTCTTGAGATTATTCGCCGTGGGATGTGGAATTTCTTCAG GGTAGAAAATGAGCATTTGAATAATGTGGGGAAGTTCCGAGCTTTCAAGTCAGTTCCACTACCGTTCAACTACGATGAAGACGATGAAAAAGACGACTAA
- the LOC104710242 gene encoding DNA-binding protein SMUBP-2-like isoform X2, which translates to MAKKQGSAMSLDVFVSTMAPLIDMEKEAEISMSLTSGASRNIETAQKKGTTILNLKCVDVQTGLMGKSLIEFQSNKGDVLPAHKFGNHDVVVLKLNKSDLGSSPLAQGVVYRLKDSSITVVFDEIPEEGLNTSLRLEKLANEVTYRRMKDTLIQLSKGVLRGPASDLVPVLFGERQPTVSKKDVKSFTPFNKNLDQSQKDAITKALSSKDVFLLHGPPGTGKTTTVVEIILQEVKRGTKILACAASNIAVDNIVERLVPHKVKLVRVGHPARLLPQVLDSALDAQVLKGDNSGLANDIRKEMKALNGKLLKAKDKNTRREIQKELRTLGKEERKRQQLAVSDVIKNADVILTTLTGALTRKLDNTTFDLVIIDEGAQALEVACWIALLKGSRCILAGDHLQLPPTIQSAEAERKGLGITLFERLADLYGDEIKSMLTVQYRMHELIMNWSSVELYDNKITAHPSVASHMLFDLEKVAKSSSTEATLLLVDTAGCDMEEKKDEEESTYNEGEAEVAMAHAKRLMESGVQPSDIGIITPYAAQVMLLRILRGKEEKLKDMEVSTVDGFQGREKEAIIISMVRSNSKKEVGFLKDQRRMNVAVTRSRRQCCIVCDTETVSSDQFLKRMIEYFEEHGEYLSASEYTN; encoded by the exons ATGGCGAAGAAGCAAGGATCTGCGATGTCGCTTGATGTATTTGTGTCAACAATGGCTCCACTTATAGATATGGAGAAAGAAGCTGAGATCTCGATGTCATTAACCTCAGGTGCTTCGAGGAATATAGAAACCGCTCAGAAGAAAGGAACAACGATTCTCAATTTGAAATGCGTTGATGTCCAAACAGGTCTCATGGGTAAATCACTTATTGAGTTTCAATCAAACAAAGGAGATGTTCTCCCTGCTCACAAGTTTGGTAACCACGATGTTGTTGTGTTGAAACTCAACAAATCTGATCTTGGTTCTTCTCCTCTTGCGCAAGGAGTGGTCTATCGGTTAAAAGATTCTTCGATCACCGTTGTGTTTGATGAGATTCCTGAAGAAGGGTTAAACACTTCTCTTCGGTTGGAGAAGCTTGCTAATGAGGTGACGTATCGTAGAATGAAAGATACGTTGATTCAGCTTAGCAAAGGTGTGTTGAGAGGACCTGCTTCTGATTTAGTGCCTGTCTTGTTTGGTGAGAGACAGCCAACGGTTTCGAAGAAGGATGTTAAGTCCTTTACGCCTTTTAACAAGAACCTTGATCAGTCGCAGAAAGATGCGATTACAAAGGCTTTATCTTCAAAGGATGTGTTTTTACTTCATGGTCCTCCTGGTACTGGTAAGACAACGACGGTGGTGGAGATAATCTTACAGGAAGTCAAACGCGGTACAAAGATTCTTGCTTGTGCAGCTTCGAATATTGCGGTTGATAATATTGTTGAGAGACTTGTTCCTCATAAAGTTAAGCTGGTGAGGGTGGGACATCCTGCAAGGCTTTTACCTCAAGTGCTGGATAGTGCTCTAGATGCTCAG GTTCTGAAGGGAGATAACAGCGGTTTAGCGAATGATATCAGAAAGGAAATGAAGGCACTGAACGGGAAGTTGTTGAAAGCGAAAGATAAGAACACAAGGAGAGAAATCCAGAAAGAGCTTCGAACTCTCGGTAAGGAAGAGCGTAAACGGCAGCAATTAGCTGTATCAGATGTGATCAAGAATGCTGATGTCATTCTCACAACTTTGACTGGTGCATTAACACGAAAGCTTGATAATACAACTTTTGACTTGGTGATCATCGATGAAGGAGCACAAGCTCTTGAGGTAGCATGCTGGATTGCTCTGCTAAAGGGTTCAAGGTGTATACTTGCAGGAGACCATCTCCAACTCCCTCCGACAATCCAAAGCGCTGAAGCTGAAAGGAAAGGATTAGGGATAACACTCTTTGAACGGCTAGCAGATCTTTATGGAGATGAGATCAAGTCCATGCTTACTGTTCAGTATCGTATGCATGAGCTTATTATGAATTGGTCATCCGTAGAGCTTTACGATAATAAGATAACAGCGCATCCAAGTGTTGCCTCACACATGCTTTTTGACTTGGAGAAAGTAGCAAAATCTTCTTCAACAGAGGCGACTCTACTATTAGTGGATACCGCTGGGTGTGacatggaagagaagaaagatgaggaAGAGAGCACCTATAATGAAGGTGAAGCAGAGGTTGCAATGGCACATGCCAAAAGACTAATGGAGAGTGGAGTTCAACCGTCTGATATTGGAATTATTACACCTTACGCTGCTCAGGTTATGCTGCTTAGGATTCTTAGGGGAAAAGAGGAGAAGCTAAAGGACATGGAGGTTTCTACAGTGGATGGTTTCCAAGGTCGAGAGAAAGAAGCTATCATCATTTCCATGGTTCGATCAAACTCGAAGAAAGAGGTTGGATTTTTAAAGGACCAAAGGCGAATGAATGTGGCTGTTACTCGCTCTAGGAGACAGTGTTGCATCGTCTGCGATACAGAAACAGTGAGCAGTGATCAATTTCTCAAACGTATGATTGAATACTTTGAGGAGCATGGCGAGTATCTCAGTGCCTCTGAGTACACAAACTAG
- the LOC104710242 gene encoding DNA-binding protein SMUBP-2-like isoform X1, which produces MAKKQGSAMSLDVFVSTMAPLIDMEKEAEISMSLTSGASRNIETAQKKGTTILNLKCVDVQTGLMGKSLIEFQSNKGDVLPAHKFGNHDVVVLKLNKSDLGSSPLAQGVVYRLKDSSITVVFDEIPEEGLNTSLRLEKLANEVTYRRMKDTLIQLSKGVLRGPASDLVPVLFGERQPTVSKKDVKSFTPFNKNLDQSQKDAITKALSSKDVFLLHGPPGTGKTTTVVEIILQEVKRGTKILACAASNIAVDNIVERLVPHKVKLVRVGHPARLLPQVLDSALDAQVLKGDNSGLANDIRKEMKALNGKLLKAKDKNTRREIQKELRTLGKEERKRQQLAVSDVIKNADVILTTLTGALTRKLDNTTFDLVIIDEGAQALEVACWIALLKGSRCILAGDHLQLPPTIQSAEAERKGLGITLFERLADLYGDEIKSMLTVQYRMHELIMNWSSVELYDNKITAHPSVASHMLFDLEKVAKSSSTEATLLLVDTAGCDMEEKKDEEESTYNEGEAEVAMAHAKRLMESGVQPSDIGIITPYAAQVMLLRILRGKEEKLKDMEVSTVDGFQGREKEAIIISMVRSNSKKEVGFLKDQRRMNVAVTRSRRQCCIVCDTETVSSDQFLKRMIEYFEEHGEYLSASEYTN; this is translated from the exons ATGGCGAAGAAGCAAGGATCTGCGATGTCGCTTGATGTATTTGTGTCAACAATGGCTCCACTTATAGATATGGAGAAAGAAGCTGAGATCTCGATGTCATTAACCTCAGGTGCTTCGAGGAATATAGAAACCGCTCAGAAGAAAGGAACAACGATTCTCAATTTGAAATGCGTTGATGTCCAAACAGGTCTCATGGGTAAATCACTTATTGAGTTTCAATCAAACAAAGGAGATGTTCTCCCTGCTCACAAGTTTGGTAACCACGATGTTGTTGTGTTGAAACTCAACAAATCTGATCTTGGTTCTTCTCCTCTTGCGCAAGGAGTGGTCTATCGGTTAAAAGATTCTTCGATCACCGTTGTGTTTGATGAGATTCCTGAAGAAGGGTTAAACACTTCTCTTCGGTTGGAGAAGCTTGCTAATGAGGTGACGTATCGTAGAATGAAAGATACGTTGATTCAGCTTAGCAAAGGTGTGTTGAGAGGACCTGCTTCTGATTTAGTGCCTGTCTTGTTTGGTGAGAGACAGCCAACGGTTTCGAAGAAGGATGTTAAGTCCTTTACGCCTTTTAACAAGAACCTTGATCAGTCGCAGAAAGATGCGATTACAAAGGCTTTATCTTCAAAGGATGTGTTTTTACTTCATG GTCCTCCTGGTACTGGTAAGACAACGACGGTGGTGGAGATAATCTTACAGGAAGTCAAACGCGGTACAAAGATTCTTGCTTGTGCAGCTTCGAATATTGCGGTTGATAATATTGTTGAGAGACTTGTTCCTCATAAAGTTAAGCTGGTGAGGGTGGGACATCCTGCAAGGCTTTTACCTCAAGTGCTGGATAGTGCTCTAGATGCTCAGGTTCTGAAGGGAGATAACAGCGGTTTAGCGAATGATATCAGAAAGGAAATGAAGGCACTGAACGGGAAGTTGTTGAAAGCGAAAGATAAGAACACAAGGAGAGAAATCCAGAAAGAGCTTCGAACTCTCGGTAAGGAAGAGCGTAAACGGCAGCAATTAGCTGTATCAGATGTGATCAAGAATGCTGATGTCATTCTCACAACTTTGACTGGTGCATTAACACGAAAGCTTGATAATACAACTTTTGACTTGGTGATCATCGATGAAGGAGCACAAGCTCTTGAGGTAGCATGCTGGATTGCTCTGCTAAAGGGTTCAAGGTGTATACTTGCAGGAGACCATCTCCAACTCCCTCCGACAATCCAAAGCGCTGAAGCTGAAAGGAAAGGATTAGGGATAACACTCTTTGAACGGCTAGCAGATCTTTATGGAGATGAGATCAAGTCCATGCTTACTGTTCAGTATCGTATGCATGAGCTTATTATGAATTGGTCATCCGTAGAGCTTTACGATAATAAGATAACAGCGCATCCAAGTGTTGCCTCACACATGCTTTTTGACTTGGAGAAAGTAGCAAAATCTTCTTCAACAGAGGCGACTCTACTATTAGTGGATACCGCTGGGTGTGacatggaagagaagaaagatgaggaAGAGAGCACCTATAATGAAGGTGAAGCAGAGGTTGCAATGGCACATGCCAAAAGACTAATGGAGAGTGGAGTTCAACCGTCTGATATTGGAATTATTACACCTTACGCTGCTCAGGTTATGCTGCTTAGGATTCTTAGGGGAAAAGAGGAGAAGCTAAAGGACATGGAGGTTTCTACAGTGGATGGTTTCCAAGGTCGAGAGAAAGAAGCTATCATCATTTCCATGGTTCGATCAAACTCGAAGAAAGAGGTTGGATTTTTAAAGGACCAAAGGCGAATGAATGTGGCTGTTACTCGCTCTAGGAGACAGTGTTGCATCGTCTGCGATACAGAAACAGTGAGCAGTGATCAATTTCTCAAACGTATGATTGAATACTTTGAGGAGCATGGCGAGTATCTCAGTGCCTCTGAGTACACAAACTAG
- the LOC104710241 gene encoding uncharacterized protein At1g04910, whose product MEIRSESGTLMRSDYNKPPSHHQSVPKARFQVWFFRVCSCILVWTCLIQLFWHSQIFTGLTNQISRFSLPVDPVRLSPPPPRNYTSNGILLVSCNGGLNQMRAAICDMVTVARLLNLTLVVPELDKKSFWADPSDFEDIFDINHFIDSLRDEVRIVRRLPKRYSKKYGYKIFEVPPVSWSSDLYYLQQVLPRFSKRKVIHFVRSDTRLANNGLSLDLQRLRCRVNFQGLKFTPRIEALGSKLVRILQQRGSFVALHLRYEMDMLGFSGCTHGCTEEEAEELRKMRYAYPWWKEKEIVSEERRVQGLCPLTPEEVVLVLKALGFQKDTQIYIAAGEIYGGAKRLALLKESFPRIVKKEMLLDPIELQQFQNHSSQMAALDFIVSVASNTFIPTYYGNMAKVVEGHRRYLGFKKTILLDRKRLVELLDLHNNKTLSWDEFVVAVREAHQGQRMGEPTHRKVISDRPKEEDYFYANPQECISEN is encoded by the exons ATGGAAATTAGATCGGAGAGTGGTACTCTGATGCGGAGTGACTATAATAAGCCTCCGAGTCATCATCAATCAGTTCCCAAAGCTCGATTTCAAGTTTGGTTCTTTAGAGTATGTTCTTGCATTTTGGTTTGGACTTGCTTGATTCAGCTCTTTTGGCATTCCCAAATCTTCACTGGTTTAACCAATCAGATTTCTAGGTTCTCTCTCCCTGTCGACCCAGTTCGACTATCGCCTCCTCCACCAA GGAATTATACTAGTAATGGAATTTTACTAGTGTCCTGTAATGGtggtttgaatcaaatgcgTGCAGCG ATTTGTGATATGGTGACTGTTGCTAGGCTATTGAATTTGACTCTTGTTGTTCCTGAGCTTGATAAAAAATCTTTCTGGGCTGATCCAAG TGATTTTGAGGACATTTTTGATATCAACCATTTCATTGATTCATTAAGAGATGAAGTTAGGATCGTAAGGAGACTTCCAAAACGGTATAGTAAGAAGTATGGATACAAAATATTCGAAGTGCCTCCCGTGAGCTGGTCCAGCGACTTATATTACTTGCAACAG gTACTGCCACGATTCAGTAAACGTAAAGTTATACACTTTGTTAGGAGTGATACACGATTGGCGAACAATGGTCTTTCTCTTGATCTTCAAAGGCTCAGATGCCGAGTTAATTTCCAAGGACTGAAGTTCACTCCGCGGATTGAGGCTTTGGGATCAAAGCTGGTTCGGATTCTTCAACAAAGAGGTTCTTTTGTGGCTTTGCATCTGAGATATGAGATGGACATGTTGGGTTTCTCTGGTTGCACTCATGGCTGCACcgaggaagaagctgaagaactAAGAAAGATGAG GTATGCATATCCATGgtggaaagagaaagagatagtcTCAGAAGAAAGGAGAGTGCAAGGGCTGTGTCCATTGACACCCGAGGAGGTGGTTTTGGTCTTAAAAGCATTGGGGTTTCAAAAGGATACACAAATATACATTGCTGCTGGTGAGATTTATGGTGGTGCAAAGAGATTAGCTCTTCTAAAGGAGTCATTTCCACGAATT GTAAAGAAGGAAATGCTATTAGATCCAATAGAATTGCAACAGTTTCAGAACCATTCATCTCAAATGGCAGCTTTAGATTTCATAGTATCGGTAGCTAGCAACACTTTTATCCCTACCTACTATGGAAACATGGCAAAAGTTGTTGAAGGTCATCGAAG ATATCTCGGgtttaagaaaacaattctGCTAGACCGGAAGAGACTTGTGGAGCTTTTGGACTTGCATAACAACAAAACGCTTTCTTGGGATGAGTTTGTGGTAGCTGTCAGGGAAGCACATCAAGGACAAAGGATGGGAGAACCAACACATAGGAAAGTTATCTCTGATAGaccaaaggaagaagattatTTCTACGCCAATCCTCAGGAATGTATCAGTGAAAACTGA
- the LOC104710244 gene encoding transmembrane emp24 domain-containing protein p24delta8: MDLRRSSILFLIIALLSPRALSLYFELNSGRTKCTGEEIHENAMSIGKYAIVNPNKDHPLPSSHKIIVKVLPPKGAILHEADHVEAGQFSFTASETGDYITCITAVDHKPETTLTIDFDWKSGVHSKEWTNVAKQSQVLMMENEVKNLMDTVNSIHEEMYYLREREEEMQELNRSTNSKMAWLSVLSFGVCLSVAGLQLWHLKTFFEKKKLI, encoded by the exons ATGGATCTTCGTCGAAGctcgattttgtttttgatcattGCGTTGTTATCTCCCAGGGCACTATCATTGTATTTCGAGTTAAATTCTGGGAGAACCAAATGTACTGGAGAGGAAATTCACGAAAACGCCATGTCCATTGGCAAATACGCCATCGTAAACCCTAACAAAGAtcatcctcttccttcttctcacaAGATCATCGTCAag GTGCTGCCGCCAAAAGGGGCGATATTGCACGAAGCCGATCATGTAGAGGCTGGTCAGTTTTCGTTTACAGCGTCTGAGACTGGGGATTACATTACGTGTATCACAGCCGTTGATCACAAGCCGGAGACGACGTTGACCATTGATTTTGATTGGAAGTCTGGTGTTCACTCTAAGGAGTGGACCAATGTGGCTAAGCAGAGCCAAGTTTTA ATGATGGAGAATGAGGTTAAGAACTTAATGGACACTGTTAATTCCATCCATGAGGAGATGTATTATCTTCGTGAAAG GGAAGAAGAAATGCAAGAGCTAAATAGATCCACAAACTCGAAGATGGCGTGGTTAAGTGTCTTGTCGTTTGGGGTTTGTTTATCGGTGGCTGGTCTACAATTATGGCACTTGAAAACTTTCTTCGAGAAAAAGAAACTCATCTGA